A region of Paenibacillus thiaminolyticus DNA encodes the following proteins:
- a CDS encoding S-layer homology domain-containing protein, with protein MDKGTLHARWVSFIPLSAFQEGVELYYSRDGITAEKQFIKMQNWNDAPADLKWLTISNFDGAFGEGHGITNQQYRYSVDGIHVLIGPEVPANALWGTLSEYDTVWSGEHKTLDYDRSYGTYTLDIDSIRTVAIASNHAANTSIAKAGHEVTLSFTAIFPLKKATVTIAGHPIEAKEESGKWTARYRLTSADAEGEIAVRIDYEEEDSAIVKSRTETTDGSSVRFDNTPPAIVLKQAPTAWTRDNVQVTAQVTDEGGSGVEVQKWAAGTRTADYFDSNGTMIVNGSFAVQKNGAYTVYAADRAGNEAVATIMISNINKQAPQLTLTRSPDTWTNQPVTISVVIGTGQGIAVKLQKWARGKQPSGYFQDAGELLEGNSFIVNDNGDYTVYVQDEAGNEAIAQIAITNVNTTPPHIQSTFEPSGWTNQPITVNVLATHEAGEIKVLKWGEGIRTASFFETGGSVIADSRFTVCANGDYTIFAQDEAGNAAVEYIEVKQIDVDKPVIQLSVHPEGKTNGNVMIEARISDRTSSIARQKWAAGKQPESYFESGGTSFTGSDSFEVEVNDVYTVYAQDEAGNSAIVTIEVTNIHRLEPVISLTLFPTEPTQGPVTVTASVYAPIDIADRKMALGLHDAAFFHSEGEPWSQPIEVRDNGWISFYATDTAGNETVKQLEITNIDREKPVIILIGEPVIHVVQGTGFQDPGASALDNTDGDISASIIVSGQVNTQIPGEYVLRYNVTDKAGNAADEVIRTVKVTVRPVVDDNDNGGSLGGGSTSPQDDHKVPAQVPQHNDHKDKEEPKQPDVPEDNKQCAPEGACDSTRSIPRFTDVEGHWASEAILKLAAAGIIAGYPDGTFRPSRSLTRAEFVTLLVHALKLEMHREPIFTDSASHWASEAISIAQEYGLIKGYNANTFGPDDRITREQMAAVIARVYAGDRVPSSEESALAYEDAADISVWAADAVHWVTGQQIMIGNAQRQFRPKGFTSRAEAAVVLAKLRAKST; from the coding sequence GTGGACAAGGGTACGCTCCATGCGCGTTGGGTCAGCTTTATTCCACTCAGCGCATTTCAAGAAGGGGTGGAGCTTTATTACAGCCGTGACGGTATCACCGCGGAAAAACAATTCATTAAGATGCAGAATTGGAATGATGCACCGGCCGATCTGAAGTGGCTGACGATTAGCAACTTCGATGGAGCCTTTGGCGAAGGCCATGGCATTACCAATCAACAATACAGGTACAGCGTGGATGGAATCCATGTTTTGATCGGACCGGAGGTTCCGGCCAATGCTTTATGGGGGACCTTAAGCGAGTATGATACCGTGTGGTCAGGAGAGCACAAAACACTGGACTACGATCGCTCTTACGGGACCTATACGCTGGACATCGATTCGATCAGAACGGTCGCCATCGCATCGAATCATGCTGCCAACACGAGCATCGCGAAGGCCGGCCATGAAGTGACGCTTTCTTTTACTGCCATCTTTCCTTTAAAAAAAGCGACCGTCACCATTGCAGGACATCCGATTGAAGCGAAGGAAGAGAGCGGAAAATGGACAGCGCGCTACCGGCTAACCTCTGCCGATGCCGAAGGAGAGATTGCTGTTCGCATTGACTACGAAGAAGAGGACAGCGCTATCGTAAAGTCGCGAACGGAGACGACCGACGGCAGCTCGGTCCGGTTCGATAACACCCCGCCGGCTATTGTCCTGAAGCAAGCGCCGACAGCCTGGACACGCGATAATGTCCAGGTAACGGCCCAGGTTACGGATGAAGGCGGAAGCGGAGTAGAGGTGCAGAAATGGGCCGCGGGAACCCGGACAGCCGATTACTTCGATAGCAATGGGACAATGATTGTCAACGGCTCCTTTGCCGTCCAGAAGAATGGCGCCTATACCGTCTATGCAGCCGATCGGGCTGGCAATGAAGCTGTCGCAACGATTATGATCTCGAATATTAACAAGCAGGCTCCGCAGTTGACGCTGACGCGTTCCCCGGATACGTGGACGAACCAGCCTGTGACGATCTCGGTCGTGATTGGGACCGGCCAAGGAATCGCGGTCAAGCTCCAGAAATGGGCGCGCGGGAAGCAGCCAAGCGGCTATTTTCAAGACGCTGGGGAGCTTCTGGAGGGGAACAGCTTCATCGTGAACGATAACGGCGACTACACCGTCTATGTACAGGATGAAGCAGGCAATGAGGCGATCGCCCAGATCGCGATTACGAATGTGAACACTACACCTCCGCACATTCAGAGCACGTTCGAACCCTCGGGGTGGACCAATCAACCGATTACGGTGAACGTGCTGGCCACCCATGAGGCGGGCGAGATCAAAGTGCTGAAATGGGGCGAGGGCATCCGGACAGCGAGTTTTTTTGAGACGGGGGGATCCGTGATTGCTGATTCCCGGTTCACTGTCTGCGCGAACGGGGACTATACGATCTTCGCCCAAGATGAAGCGGGTAACGCGGCTGTCGAGTATATTGAAGTGAAGCAGATCGATGTAGACAAGCCTGTCATCCAATTATCCGTGCATCCGGAAGGGAAAACGAACGGCAACGTGATGATCGAGGCCCGGATTAGCGACAGGACCAGTTCTATCGCCAGACAGAAATGGGCGGCGGGCAAGCAGCCCGAAAGCTATTTCGAATCCGGCGGAACTAGCTTTACGGGCTCGGATTCGTTCGAGGTCGAAGTCAACGATGTCTATACGGTATATGCCCAGGATGAGGCCGGCAATTCCGCCATCGTAACGATTGAAGTGACCAATATTCATAGGCTGGAGCCCGTGATTTCATTGACTCTATTCCCGACGGAGCCTACCCAAGGTCCGGTCACGGTAACGGCTTCCGTGTACGCTCCGATTGATATCGCGGATCGCAAGATGGCGCTTGGACTTCACGATGCGGCCTTCTTCCACAGCGAAGGCGAGCCTTGGTCGCAGCCGATAGAAGTTCGGGATAACGGCTGGATTAGCTTTTATGCCACAGATACGGCGGGGAACGAGACGGTAAAGCAGCTTGAGATTACAAATATCGATCGGGAGAAGCCGGTCATTATCCTCATTGGCGAACCGGTCATCCATGTTGTCCAAGGCACGGGTTTCCAGGATCCTGGCGCATCCGCGCTAGATAATACCGACGGGGATATCTCTGCTTCCATCATCGTATCCGGACAGGTGAATACCCAGATCCCGGGCGAATATGTTTTGCGGTACAATGTGACCGATAAGGCGGGAAATGCGGCTGACGAAGTCATCCGCACCGTGAAGGTGACTGTTCGTCCGGTTGTCGATGACAACGATAATGGAGGCAGTCTTGGAGGCGGGAGTACATCGCCACAGGATGATCACAAGGTTCCTGCACAGGTGCCTCAACATAATGACCATAAGGACAAGGAAGAGCCTAAGCAACCTGATGTACCCGAAGACAACAAGCAGTGTGCGCCAGAGGGGGCCTGCGACAGCACAAGGAGCATTCCTCGCTTCACGGACGTGGAAGGCCACTGGGCAAGCGAAGCGATTCTTAAGCTTGCGGCCGCTGGTATCATTGCGGGGTATCCCGACGGTACGTTCAGGCCGAGCCGTTCGTTAACGAGAGCGGAATTTGTAACCCTGCTTGTCCATGCGCTGAAGCTGGAAATGCATCGAGAACCCATTTTTACGGATTCCGCGAGCCATTGGGCGAGCGAAGCGATCTCGATTGCTCAAGAGTACGGCTTGATTAAAGGGTACAATGCGAACACCTTCGGCCCAGACGATCGAATAACGCGTGAACAGATGGCTGCCGTCATTGCCCGGGTGTATGCGGGAGATAGAGTGCCTTCATCTGAAGAGTCGGCACTGGCTTATGAAGACGCTGCCGATATCTCAGTATGGGCAGCAGATGCAGTCCACTGGGTAACCGGACAACAGATTATGATCGGGAACGCTCAACGCCAATTCCGGCCGAAGGGGTTCACCTCCCGAGCGGAAGCCGCCGTTGTCTTGGCCAAATTACGGGCCAAATCAACATAA
- a CDS encoding 5'-nucleotidase C-terminal domain-containing protein has product MMKQNRSNWKKWLSALMAVTMLTSLVVTSAAASESGANEGLAKKDVHITLLGTSDIHGRSMPWDYASDAPNPSGSLTQLFTAIQQIRQENPNTILVDVGDMIQDNSAELFNSEPQSPMMVAMNAMGYDAWTYGNHEFNFGLDVLDKVSSQFEGVRLAGNVYKDNGERLLPAYTIIEKEGVKIGLIGMTTPLVPDFEKGTDHVKGLVFTDPVEETKKVIEELTGQVDVMIGVMHMGLDNENNTPHSGVRDIANGNPELAAIFAGHMHALVNKEEVNGVLITEPNKYGTHLSRIDLHFSQEDGKMVLTSKDANTIPVVDADGNVLASDPGLETILKPFHEFARQDANTVVGRLVGENLVPTNEIEGIPQVQIQQTLLSDFFADVMQHYSQADVVAFQIDNDKARLDVGDIKKKDIAYNYQFTFGEVTNYQVTGQDLKDYMEWAVGYFNSTRPGDVTVSFDLKRRSSKYSTNDFFGNINYDIDLRKPYGQRITNLRRLDDSPIQATDSLVLGMNAYRMDALVAQGGALEGRTFEQLWSSKDNGAFGEMGGTIRNLSIKYIKEEKKGVLEQKAQNRWKIVGVDTDAPERKDVIELVNAGILKVPATEDGKYTNVASINILDELQADEAKALAEKANVDVKLVAGAKNKGELYSRLNAAYQAAQQNTTPATEVPAQPDKAAKPESDKTNSDKREPDTGKPNTSKPNTSKPDTGKPAQSVTPAKPATQVTVTAYYLNVRNQASPNSKIVAVVKQGTILEVTGKKDGWIQIAINGKTAYVDGMYVK; this is encoded by the coding sequence TCGTTCCATGCCTTGGGATTATGCCTCGGATGCGCCCAATCCGAGCGGAAGCCTGACACAGTTATTCACCGCCATTCAGCAGATTCGCCAGGAGAATCCGAATACGATCTTGGTGGACGTCGGGGACATGATTCAAGACAACTCTGCGGAGCTGTTCAATAGCGAGCCTCAATCGCCGATGATGGTAGCGATGAATGCGATGGGCTATGATGCATGGACGTATGGGAATCATGAGTTCAACTTCGGGCTGGATGTATTGGACAAGGTGAGCAGCCAATTTGAAGGCGTAAGGTTAGCGGGCAATGTATACAAGGACAATGGGGAACGATTGCTTCCTGCCTATACGATTATAGAGAAGGAAGGCGTCAAAATTGGATTGATCGGCATGACGACGCCGTTGGTCCCCGACTTCGAAAAGGGAACGGATCATGTGAAAGGCTTGGTCTTTACCGATCCGGTGGAAGAAACCAAGAAAGTGATTGAAGAATTAACAGGACAAGTGGATGTCATGATCGGGGTTATGCACATGGGGCTGGACAATGAGAACAACACCCCTCATTCCGGCGTGCGGGATATTGCCAACGGGAACCCGGAGCTTGCAGCGATCTTTGCCGGGCATATGCATGCACTGGTCAACAAAGAAGAAGTAAATGGGGTATTGATTACAGAACCGAATAAATATGGAACGCATCTTTCCCGCATTGATTTGCATTTTAGCCAGGAAGACGGGAAGATGGTGCTGACGTCCAAGGATGCCAATACGATCCCGGTCGTAGATGCGGACGGCAACGTTCTTGCTTCCGATCCGGGGCTTGAGACGATCCTGAAGCCATTCCATGAATTTGCGCGTCAAGATGCCAATACCGTTGTCGGCCGGCTCGTTGGCGAGAACCTGGTTCCGACCAACGAAATCGAGGGCATTCCACAGGTTCAGATACAACAAACGCTGCTGTCGGATTTCTTTGCGGATGTGATGCAGCATTACAGTCAAGCGGATGTCGTCGCTTTTCAGATTGATAACGATAAGGCAAGACTAGATGTCGGCGACATCAAGAAGAAGGATATCGCCTATAACTATCAATTTACATTTGGCGAAGTAACGAATTATCAAGTAACAGGCCAAGATCTGAAAGATTATATGGAGTGGGCTGTAGGGTATTTTAACTCCACGCGTCCGGGAGATGTGACGGTTAGCTTTGATTTGAAGCGCCGTTCCTCCAAGTACAGCACCAATGATTTTTTCGGGAACATCAACTATGATATCGATCTGCGGAAGCCTTATGGCCAGCGGATTACTAACTTGCGCCGTCTGGATGATTCCCCGATTCAGGCAACCGATTCGCTGGTGCTCGGAATGAATGCGTATCGAATGGATGCGCTTGTGGCCCAGGGCGGGGCTCTGGAAGGAAGAACGTTCGAGCAGCTCTGGTCTTCCAAGGACAACGGCGCGTTCGGTGAAATGGGCGGCACGATCCGCAACCTGTCAATCAAATATATTAAGGAAGAGAAGAAGGGCGTGCTGGAGCAAAAGGCGCAAAATCGCTGGAAGATTGTCGGCGTCGATACGGACGCCCCAGAGCGCAAAGATGTCATCGAGCTAGTCAATGCGGGCATTCTGAAGGTTCCGGCGACGGAAGACGGCAAATATACGAATGTGGCCTCCATTAACATTTTGGATGAACTACAGGCGGATGAAGCTAAGGCGCTTGCCGAGAAAGCCAATGTGGACGTGAAATTGGTTGCCGGGGCCAAGAACAAAGGTGAACTCTATTCCCGGTTAAACGCTGCGTATCAAGCGGCCCAACAGAACACAACGCCTGCAACGGAGGTGCCGGCCCAACCGGACAAAGCGGCGAAGCCTGAATCTGACAAGACGAATTCGGATAAACGGGAACCGGACACCGGCAAACCGAACACGAGCAAACCGAACACGAGCAAACCGGACACAGGCAAACCGGCACAGTCGGTCACACCGGCGAAGCCAGCTACCCAGGTGACGGTCACAGCCTACTATTTAAACGTGCGCAACCAAGCGTCCCCGAACAGCAAGATCGTAGCCGTTGTCAAGCAAGGAACCATTCTTGAAGTGACGGGTAAAAAGGACGGCTGGATTCAAATTGCCATCAATGGGAAGACCGCATACGTCGATGGGATGTATGTGAAATAA